The sequence below is a genomic window from Nocardia fluminea.
CCCCAGGAAGACCGTCACCGACGCCACATCACTGTCCGTCACCGGCGCGGACAGCGCCACACCCGCCGCCACGCAGCGGCGCGCCAACTCCGCCGCGCTCGAACACGGATCGTTGAGCAGGTCGACGCCCAGCAGCACCGGCTCTCGTCCGTAATGGTTGTAATGCACAATGCCATTACATCAGACTCGAGTCATGAACAGCCACCCCGTACACACCTGGCAGATCGAGTCACGCCACCGGACCAGCGAGGGCGTCGTGGCCTATCAACGCTGCCGCTGTGGCGCGCGCAGAGTGGTCGTCGACCATCTGAGCGTCGCGTCCGAGATCCATCGCGACGAACCGGACCTCGCCGCCGCCGGATAACTCGCACCACCATGACGAACGTCACGTTTGACCGCTACACTTTGGACCGCTGCCCAGATGTGGGGCAGATCTCGCCATCGCGTCAGCGCTCGACCGGAAAGACCCCCTGATGAAGCGTTCCACCGTCGTCGCCGTCCTCGCGGCCGCCACCGTGCTCGGCCCCGTCGCAGGGACCGCGGCGGCCTCGCCCGGCCTGCCCCTCACCGACTTCACGGCGGAGAGCCCCGTCGGCGACTTCGGCCTGCCGAGCGATCAGCCCGAATCCGGCTCGGCGCAGAGCGGCTCCACCACCGGCGTCGAAACCACCGGATCCTCCGGCACCGGCTCGGCCGGCCTGCCCAACCTCGACCGCCTGCTGTTCGGCGGACGCATTCTGTGCGGCGCCTTCGGCAGCGCGCTCGCCGTCGCCGGCGAGGCGATGATGGACTGCAGCGAACTGCCCACGCCGCTCTGAACCGACCACGAACACAACGAAGGGGCACCGGAAACTTCCGGTGCCCCTTCGTTTTTCGTGCGTAGCGCGACTACGGAGCGTCGGCGTTGCCCGCCTTCCATTCCGCCCACGGGATGTTCCAGTCACCCAGGCCGTCGACACCGGACAGAGTGCCGCCGACCGTGTTCTTGATGACGGTGATATCACCGCGCTTGGCGTTGTCGTACACCCAGCGCGCGTTCGCCGGACTCAGGTTCAGGCAGCCGTGGCTGGTGTTGGAGTAGCCCTGCTGCGCCACCGACCACGGTGCCGAGTGGAAGAAGATGCCGCTGTAGGAGATTCGCGTCGCGTAGTCGACCGGTGTGCGGTACCCGTCGGACGAGTTCACCGCCACACCGTAGGTCGAGGAGTCCATGATGATCTTCTCGTGCCGGTCGCTGACGATGTAGACGCCGTTGTCGGTGGGCGTGCTGTCCTTACCCATCGAGGTCGGCATGGTCATGATCACCTGACCGTTCTTCTCCACCACCACCTGCTTGGTGTTGTCGTCAGCGGTGAAGATCACCGCGTCGCCGATGGTGAAGAACGAATGGATGTTGTCCTGGCCGTACAGACCCTTGCCCAGATCCTTGCCGTAGACGTTCACATCGATGGTCACCTTGGTGCCCGGTGTCCAGTAATTCTCCGGGCGCCACCGCACTTCGCGATTGTTCACCCAGTAGAAGGCACCCTCGACCGGGGGCTCGGTGGTGATCTTGATGGCCTCTTGCACGGCGCGGCGATCGGGGATGTTCTCGTCGAACTGGATCGCCACCGGCTGACCGATCCCGACCACTTCACCCTCACCGGGCAGCAGGTACGGCTTGGTCTGACTCTTCGGCGAACTGGTGGTGAAGCTCAGCGTCGAGGAGTTCGCGCCACCCAGCCCGATGGCCGAGGCCGTGAGCTTGTAGGTCTTGCCGTACCCGAGCACCTCTTCGGTCGACCAGGAGCGCCCGTCCGCCGCCAGCCGACCCGCCACCGCGGTGCCCTGCTGATTGGTCAGCGAGACCTCGGTGAACTTGCCGTCTTCGACCTGGAAGGCCATCGGCATACCGGGCGAGACACCGACCTGCCCGTCCTTGATGGTCGAGATCAGCTTCGGCTTGATGAGCTCGGCGAGAGGGTTGCGATCGATCGCCACCTCCACCCCGGCGCCCTCCGCGGCCGAGCAGGCCGACGCGCCGAGCGCGAACACCGCCAGCAGCACCACCGGCACGATCGTCCGTAGCGACCGAGGTCGCCCCCGCTTCTTACCCATGTCAACCCCGTTTCCGTACCGACGCGATTACAGTGCGCCGCAGATCCCACCGACCCGAATCGCTAGAGCCATCCGTGTAGGCGGGGGGCGTTACGAACTCGACGTCTCGCCCATTCTGCCAGCCGGCCCGGCCGGTTCCAACGGGAAAGACCCCGCGACACGACCAAGTCACAATCGTTAGATATGTCTGGAGGGCGCCGATGTTAACAACAGCAGACGTGCGGCAAAGTTGCTGGTCAGCGGCCGATTTCACTTTCCGGCCCATGGCCTGCTAATGTTTGTTCCGCACCGGAGACGGGGCAGAGAACAAAGACATGCGCCATTAGCTCAATTGGCAGAGCAGCTGACTCTTAATCAGCGGGTTCGGGGTTCAAGTCCCTGATGGCGCACCACAGACCGCATCCCGGCAGTTACCACAACTGCCGGGATGCGGTCTTTTTTCTCAGAGCGGGCCGACGGGCAACGGTCACGATCTCGTTATCGGACCGCCATGGACAATGCCCCACTGGCGCGCTCAAACCCCGATTCGGACTCCCTCGAGCTGCGCAAACCCCATCAAAACCTGATTCGGGCAAACTTTTTCTGTGACGGCCGCCACGCAGATCAGAGTCGCAAACCTCCTGCATAGATAACGATTCTGCAACTGCCCCGCAATGAAACAAGATCGGCAACGTTTGCCGTTCAAGTTTCGTTCACCTTGCGTTAACCCGTCGTGACCATTCTGTCATCAGGTCACAAACGGACCTGCGGTTTGGTTAGCCCGGAAGTATCCAACCTCCGATAGCACCGAACAGCGCGTGGTCTCCCCGCAGCCAGCTGTGGAGCACCGTGCGGCGCCAGCGATGAACTGCCATCGAGCGTTCGTCCCCCGACAGTGTCGCACCTTCCCATACAGACAGAAACAACGCATCGCCTGACCGGCGTGTACTCCCGTGCGCGCTGCGCGATCCATCGCGCCCTTTGCAGGGCCTGCGTCGCCAGACAGAGATGAAGGAACAGAAAAGCAATGCTCAACAAAGACAAGCTCAGCACCGTTATCGGCCGTCGCTCGCGCCGTGAGGCGTTCACCGTGGCAGTCGCCGCGGTCGGTCTGGTCGCCGTAGCCGCGTCCTCCGCCGTCTCGTTCGCCGACGACAGCGTTCCCGAGCGTGCAGCCATGGTCGTCGAGCAGGCGGAGAACATCCCCGCCCCCGCCGCGCCCGCCATCCAGGCCATCCCGGCTCCTGCCCCCGCGCCGGAAGCCGCTCCCGCTCCCGCCCCCGCGCCGGCTCCCGAGGCAGCACCTGCCCCGATGCCCCAACCCGCACCCAAGGCATACAGCAACGACCTGCACGGCTGGATCAGCGAAGCGCTCGACATCATGGCCGCCAAGGGCATCCCCGGCAGCTACGAGGGCATCTACCGCAACATCATGCGTGAATCGACCGGCAACCCCCAGGCCATCAACCTGTGGGACATCAACGCGATCAACGGCATCCCCTCCAAGGGTCTGCTCCAGGTGATCGACCCCACCTTCGCGGCCTACCACGTCGAGGGCACCGCCTTCGATGTCTGGAACCCGGTCTCCAACATCGTCGCGGCCTGCAACTACGCGGCGCAGCGCTACGGCTCCATGGACAACGTCAACTCCGCTTACTGAGCAACCTGACGAGTGAACGCCCGCGCACCGGTCATCGCCGACCGGAGCGCGGGCGTTTCGTCGTAGAATCGCCGTCGTGCCAGACAGCGCCGATCAGGCACCCGATCACGCGCATTCCGACGCGGCTACCGCCAGCCGCGTCGCCAAGGCCCGCCGCATGGCGGCCTACGCCTGGGCCCGCGATATTCGCAGCGCCGAACTGCTCGCGCTGCCCGCGGCCACGCTGCGCAAGCTGGCCCGGGCCGCCGACACCAACCCGCCGAGCACCGGCGAGACGTGGCGGGTGGTGGCCGAGCTCCTCGACCAGAAGGACGCATGGGCGGCCCGCCACCCCGAGCACCCCGGCGCGGTGCGTACGCACGCCGACGAGAAGTTGTTGTGGGTGAAACCGCCGGTGAAACCGTGGGCGGCGGAATCCTGACAGGCATCCGGGCGGTGCAACCGCCTCGATATCAGGCCGGATCGCCGTCGTGTTCGGCGTCTAGGCGAGCAGCAGACCGACCGCGAGCGCGAGCATGATCACCGCGATCAGCGAATCGAGGACCCGCCACGCGATCGGGCGCGCGAAGAGCGGGCCGAGCCGGCGAGCACCGTAGCCGAGCGCGAGGAACCACAGGACACTGGCGAGCATGGCGCCCGCGGCCAGGAACCAGCGATCGGGCGCCGCGTAGGTGCTGGCGAAGGAGCCGAGCAGGACCAGTGTGTCGAGGTACACATGCGGATTGAGCCAGGTCAGCGCCAGACAGGTGAGCACCGACGCGCCCACGGCCACCGAGGCGCCCGCCGTGTCGGCGATCAGCGCCGACGAGCCGAGGGCGCGCCGGGCCGCCAGCAGCGCGTAGCCGACCAGGAACGCCGCCCCCGCGTAGCGGGCAACGGTCAGCACCGCCGGGAACGACTCGACGACCGTCCCGAACCCGGCCACTCCCGCGCCGATCAACACGATGTCGGACACGGCGCACACCGCGATCACCGGCAACACGTGCTGCCCACGCACCCCTTGGCGCAGTACGAACGCGTTCTGCGCGCCGATGGCCACGATGAGCGAGAGCCCGAAGCCCAACCCGGAGAGGGCGGCGAACGCCGCCGATGATGCCGTCACGGCTCCAACGCTAGGAGTCCGTCAATTTTCAGTCCAGCTAATGATTCTTCACTACCATTAGAATTGCTTACGTGGATCTCCAGCTGGACCAGTTACGCGCGCTCAACGCCGTCCTCACCGAGGGCACCTTCGACGCGGCCGCGCGGCGGCTCGACCTCACCCCGTCGGCCGTCAGCCAGCGGATCAAGGCGCTGGAGGAAGCGGCGGGACGCGTGCTGGTGCAACGCTCGAAACCGGTGCGCCCCACCGAATCCGGGCTCGCCGTGCTGCGTCTGGCCCGGCAGGTGGAATTGCTCGCGGGCGACACCGCGCGCGAACTCGGCGATGCGGGCCGTCGCGGCGACCGGCCGATCCGGATCCCGATCGCCGTCAACGCCGACTCGCTCGAGTCCTGGGTGATGCCCGCGCTCGCGAGCGTGCCCGCCGGCATCACCTTCGACCTGCACCGCGAGGACGAGGAACACACCACCCGATTACTACGCGACGGCACGGTGACGGCCGCGATCACCGCGACCGCCACCCCGGTACAGGGCTGCACCGTGACCCCGCTCGGCGCGATGCGCTACCGCCCCACCGCGACACCACAATTCGCCCGCACCTGGTTCCCCGACGGCCCGACGCCTGCCGCGTATGCCCACGCGCCCGTCGTGCACTTCGATCGCAAAGACGATCTCCAGTTCCGCCAGCTCCGTCGCCGGACCCGTCGGCAGGTCGATCCGCCGGGTCACTACGTGCCGTCGTCGAGCGCGTTCGCCGACGCGGTGCGGCTCGGTCTCGGCTGGGGCATGCTGCCCGACCTGCAAACCGGGACAGACCGGGCCGCGGGCACTCTGGTCGACATCGACGGTGATTTCCACATCGATGTCCCGCTGTACTGGCAGCAGTGGAAGCTGCACTCCCCCGCCCTCGGCGCCGTCGCCACCGCGATCGCCGCGGCCGCCGCGTCAGCACTGACGAAGAGCTGATCGGCCGCCGTCGAGCACCGGAAACCACGCTCGGATTGTGATCGGCGAATCAGGAAGCGGCGGTGAGGAATTCGATCAGGACGCGGTTGACCTCATCGGGCCGCTCCAGATACCCGTAGTGCCCACACCGTTCGATCTCGGTGTAGGTGGCCGTCGGGATCGCCTCGGCGACCTCCTGGCAGAACCGCGGCGGCACCATCTGATCGTCGGTGAACCCGACCACCAAGCTGGGCACCGAGATACCGCGATAGGCCTGCCGCCGATCCTGTGACCGATCCATTCCCGCTTGCGCCCGGGTGCCGGGAGTTCCCTTCCCCGAGGTGAATTCGAAGATGTCGAGCCACTCCTGGGCCTTGGCCGGATCGGCCAGGGTGTGCGGCGACAGATTGATCATCGCCTTGACGGCGGCCGCGTACTCCGGCGGCAACTGGATGCCCTTGTCGAACAACGCCTGCTCCCCTGTGCTGAGGGTGCTCGTCACCGGGTGTGGACGCGCGGTCGCGGCGAACATGACCGCCCGGCGCAGCAACTCCGGCCGAGCCAGCGCGAGTTCGGCGACGATCCGCGACCCCATCGATGTGCCGACCACATGCGCAGGCGCCCCGAGATGCTCGATCAGCGCCGCGGTGTCGCCGACCAGCTGCGTCATGGTGATCCCGGAGGCCGACTCCGACGACGGCGCGATCCCCCGATTGTCGACGGTGGCGACCGTGAACCCCGCCTTGACCAGAGCAGGCACCTGATAGGTGCGCCAGACACGTCCAGGACTCCCGCTACCCATCACGACCAGGACGAGGGGTCCCGAACCGGTGAGGTCATAGCTGAGCTGGATGCCGTTGAGCGAGGCGATGGGCATGGCTCAACTTACCGCGCCTCTGGCCTCGCTCGCCGCGATCACCTTCGCCGCCAGCGACCGGACCGCCGTGCTCTCCGCGTCGGTCATCCGGTCGACGAACAATTCCCGCACCAGTTCGACGTGCTCGGGGGCGGCCTCGCGCAACACCGTGCGCCCGGCCTCGGTCAGCGAGACGACGATCCCACGCGCGTCGTCCTCGGCGGGCACGCGATCGACGAGCCCACGTGCGGCCATCCGAGCCAGCTGCTTGGACAACCGGGACTTGTCCCAGCACACCTTCGCGGCCAGTTCCTTGGCCCGCAGACATCCGCCGGGTGCCGCCGACAGCGGGACCAACAGCTCGTAGTCGGCCATCGACAGGCCGTGTTCGCCCAGGCCCGCGGCCAGGACGGCGTCGAGGCGCTGACGCATCAGGATGTAGGACTGCCAGGTCTGCTGCTCTTCTTCGGACAACCATCGGGGCACGGGAATGATTCTATGCCGTAGTTGGTTGACATGGAAACCAACTGACTTCCGAAGCTCCCAGGAGGCACCCCATGCCAGCCATCACCGTCGACGACATCATGGTGCTGCCCCGGCTGCCCCGCCCCGATGTCACCGAAACCCAGCGACCGGTTCGCCAGATCGTCACCGCCGCGCGCCAGCAGGAAGGCGCCGGATTCGAGGTGACCCGCCCGTTCCCCAGCGTCGACCTGCGCTCGGCCGACCCGTTCATCCTGCTCGACCAGATGGGCCCGGTCGCCTACGAGCCGTATGCCGCCAAGGGCGCGCCGTGGCACCCGCACCGCGGCTTCGAAACCGTCACCTACATGCTCGACGGCACCATGGTCCACCACGATTCCCAGGGTGGGGGCGGTGTCATCGGCGAGGGCGACACACAGTGGATGACCGCGGGCTCCGGCATGCTGCACGACGAACTGCCCGAGGAGAAGCTCGTCATCTCCGGTGGCACATTCCACGGCATCCAGCTGTGGGTGAACCTGCCGCGCGCGAACAAGTTCGCCGCCCCGCGCTACCAGGACCTGCGGGCGAGCGAACTCACCCTGGTCAGCTCCCACGACGGCGGCGCGCTCGTGCGCGTCATCGCCGGTGAGGTCGCCGGATTCTCCGGACCCGGTTCCACCTACACCCCGATCGCCTACGCGCACGCCTCGCTCGTCCCCGGCGCCCAGCTCGAGACACCGTGGCCCAAGGACTTCACCGCGATGGCCTACGTACTGTCGGGCAGCGGCACGGTCGGCGTCGATCGCAGGCCGATCAGCGCCGGGCAGCTGGTGGTCTTCGGCAAGGGCGACGCGCTCACCCTGACCGCCGATCTCACCCAGCACAGCACCACCGGCGACCTCGAGGTGCTGCTCCTGGGCGGAACTCCCTTGCGCGAACCGGTGATTCAGTACGGGCCGTTCGTGATGAACACTCGCCAGGAAATCATCGAGGCGATGGAGGACTTCAACGCCGGTCGCATGGGCACCATCCCGGCCGAACACCTGACCGGGCACAGACTGGGTGAATAACCAACCGCAACTCGCGGCGAATCCTCGGGTCGTGTGCGGTTGACAATCGGTCGCCCCGTCACAAAGGTGGACGGGGCTACCGGCCACATCGTGGCCGTGACCACTCCCGAACCGCAGCAGACATAGAGGAATTCATGAACGTTCGTCGGCTCACCGTCAGCCTTGCCGCCGTAGGGCTCGCCCTGATCGCCGCGCCCGTCGCCCATGCCAACCCGTTCGCGGGCTCGGCGGGCACCGGATCGTCGAGCTTCGACTCCATTCTCGGAGCGACCGGCTCGGCCAACCTGGTCCAGTCCGGTTCCGCCGGTGGCGCGTTCCGCAGCTGCGACGACGCGATGGCCGCGGGCCGCGCACCGCTGTTCCGCGGCGAGGCGGGCTACTCGCCGCACCTCGATCCCGACGGCGACGGCCTGGCCTGCCCCACGCAGTAGGACAACAAAAAACACCCGATGTGGCTCGTTGACACATCGGGTGTTTTTTATTGTCCGGCCGGCTGAGTCAGCGGCGGAAGATCTTGATCAGCACCAGGCCGGCCACGAGGGCGCCCGCTCCGATCAGCGTGTATTTGACCTTCGGCTCGTTCAACTTGGCGACCACCATCGT
It includes:
- a CDS encoding LysR family transcriptional regulator ArgP, whose translation is MDLQLDQLRALNAVLTEGTFDAAARRLDLTPSAVSQRIKALEEAAGRVLVQRSKPVRPTESGLAVLRLARQVELLAGDTARELGDAGRRGDRPIRIPIAVNADSLESWVMPALASVPAGITFDLHREDEEHTTRLLRDGTVTAAITATATPVQGCTVTPLGAMRYRPTATPQFARTWFPDGPTPAAYAHAPVVHFDRKDDLQFRQLRRRTRRQVDPPGHYVPSSSAFADAVRLGLGWGMLPDLQTGTDRAAGTLVDIDGDFHIDVPLYWQQWKLHSPALGAVATAIAAAAASALTKS
- a CDS encoding excalibur calcium-binding domain-containing protein codes for the protein MNVRRLTVSLAAVGLALIAAPVAHANPFAGSAGTGSSSFDSILGATGSANLVQSGSAGGAFRSCDDAMAAGRAPLFRGEAGYSPHLDPDGDGLACPTQ
- a CDS encoding LysE/ArgO family amino acid transporter, with protein sequence MTASSAAFAALSGLGFGLSLIVAIGAQNAFVLRQGVRGQHVLPVIAVCAVSDIVLIGAGVAGFGTVVESFPAVLTVARYAGAAFLVGYALLAARRALGSSALIADTAGASVAVGASVLTCLALTWLNPHVYLDTLVLLGSFASTYAAPDRWFLAAGAMLASVLWFLALGYGARRLGPLFARPIAWRVLDSLIAVIMLALAVGLLLA
- a CDS encoding transglycosylase SLT domain-containing protein, giving the protein MLNKDKLSTVIGRRSRREAFTVAVAAVGLVAVAASSAVSFADDSVPERAAMVVEQAENIPAPAAPAIQAIPAPAPAPEAAPAPAPAPAPEAAPAPMPQPAPKAYSNDLHGWISEALDIMAAKGIPGSYEGIYRNIMRESTGNPQAINLWDINAINGIPSKGLLQVIDPTFAAYHVEGTAFDVWNPVSNIVAACNYAAQRYGSMDNVNSAY
- a CDS encoding pirin family protein codes for the protein MPAITVDDIMVLPRLPRPDVTETQRPVRQIVTAARQQEGAGFEVTRPFPSVDLRSADPFILLDQMGPVAYEPYAAKGAPWHPHRGFETVTYMLDGTMVHHDSQGGGGVIGEGDTQWMTAGSGMLHDELPEEKLVISGGTFHGIQLWVNLPRANKFAAPRYQDLRASELTLVSSHDGGALVRVIAGEVAGFSGPGSTYTPIAYAHASLVPGAQLETPWPKDFTAMAYVLSGSGTVGVDRRPISAGQLVVFGKGDALTLTADLTQHSTTGDLEVLLLGGTPLREPVIQYGPFVMNTRQEIIEAMEDFNAGRMGTIPAEHLTGHRLGE
- a CDS encoding alpha/beta fold hydrolase encodes the protein MPIASLNGIQLSYDLTGSGPLVLVVMGSGSPGRVWRTYQVPALVKAGFTVATVDNRGIAPSSESASGITMTQLVGDTAALIEHLGAPAHVVGTSMGSRIVAELALARPELLRRAVMFAATARPHPVTSTLSTGEQALFDKGIQLPPEYAAAVKAMINLSPHTLADPAKAQEWLDIFEFTSGKGTPGTRAQAGMDRSQDRRQAYRGISVPSLVVGFTDDQMVPPRFCQEVAEAIPTATYTEIERCGHYGYLERPDEVNRVLIEFLTAAS
- a CDS encoding L,D-transpeptidase, producing the protein MGKKRGRPRSLRTIVPVVLLAVFALGASACSAAEGAGVEVAIDRNPLAELIKPKLISTIKDGQVGVSPGMPMAFQVEDGKFTEVSLTNQQGTAVAGRLAADGRSWSTEEVLGYGKTYKLTASAIGLGGANSSTLSFTTSSPKSQTKPYLLPGEGEVVGIGQPVAIQFDENIPDRRAVQEAIKITTEPPVEGAFYWVNNREVRWRPENYWTPGTKVTIDVNVYGKDLGKGLYGQDNIHSFFTIGDAVIFTADDNTKQVVVEKNGQVIMTMPTSMGKDSTPTDNGVYIVSDRHEKIIMDSSTYGVAVNSSDGYRTPVDYATRISYSGIFFHSAPWSVAQQGYSNTSHGCLNLSPANARWVYDNAKRGDITVIKNTVGGTLSGVDGLGDWNIPWAEWKAGNADAP
- a CDS encoding MarR family winged helix-turn-helix transcriptional regulator: MPRWLSEEEQQTWQSYILMRQRLDAVLAAGLGEHGLSMADYELLVPLSAAPGGCLRAKELAAKVCWDKSRLSKQLARMAARGLVDRVPAEDDARGIVVSLTEAGRTVLREAAPEHVELVRELFVDRMTDAESTAVRSLAAKVIAASEARGAVS